A portion of the Chloroflexota bacterium genome contains these proteins:
- a CDS encoding GGDEF domain-containing protein, with translation MADSFTRWLKNVRPGHFVVISILAALVLTAISNSIIMLLMQGTISPIIFWLGELDALVVSAIIAPIIISRVRRAMNLEDINQGLKFEIAERQRAETALRRSEDRWRTYIEEANDLIFALGADGKITMVNRAVCRTLGYMVPDLVGRDPLDFVVPESQAEARAMMERILRDASLDPILMEMLTRDGRRVSLEVRGSTFRDGEVVTGSFHIARDVTERRQAVLRLEYLGTHDALTDLYNRAFFEEELKRLEHSRYFPVSIVMCDVNGLKTTNDQQGHAAGDDLLRGAANVLTDAFRGDDIVARIGGDEFAVLLPNTCVVVAQRMLARVRQSLARHNAEVTLPLSLALGAATGERSGTLLNVLREADAQMYRDKHGAN, from the coding sequence ATGGCTGATTCGTTTACACGGTGGCTCAAAAATGTTCGACCTGGACACTTTGTAGTAATCTCGATTCTGGCGGCGCTGGTTCTAACGGCAATTTCCAACTCGATCATCATGTTGCTGATGCAAGGCACGATCTCGCCGATCATTTTTTGGTTGGGTGAATTGGATGCCCTGGTCGTCTCGGCGATTATCGCGCCGATCATTATTTCGCGCGTGCGACGCGCGATGAATTTGGAGGACATTAACCAGGGACTCAAGTTCGAGATTGCGGAACGACAGCGCGCCGAAACCGCGTTGCGGCGCAGCGAAGACCGCTGGCGGACGTACATCGAGGAAGCGAACGATTTGATTTTTGCGCTCGGCGCGGACGGCAAGATCACGATGGTCAATCGCGCGGTGTGCCGCACGCTGGGCTACATGGTGCCGGACCTAGTCGGCAGGGACCCGCTTGATTTTGTTGTGCCGGAAAGCCAAGCCGAAGCGCGCGCGATGATGGAAAGAATTTTGCGCGACGCGTCGCTCGACCCGATCCTGATGGAAATGCTGACTCGCGACGGGCGGCGCGTGTCCCTGGAAGTGCGGGGGAGCACTTTTCGCGATGGCGAAGTGGTGACCGGCTCGTTTCACATCGCGCGTGACGTGACCGAACGCCGGCAAGCCGTGCTGCGTTTGGAGTATCTGGGCACGCACGATGCGTTGACGGATTTGTACAATCGCGCGTTCTTTGAAGAAGAACTAAAACGCCTGGAGCACAGCCGCTATTTTCCGGTCAGCATCGTGATGTGCGATGTGAACGGACTCAAAACGACGAACGACCAACAAGGGCACGCCGCCGGCGACGATTTGTTGCGCGGCGCGGCGAACGTGTTGACCGATGCGTTTCGCGGCGACGACATTGTGGCGCGGATCGGCGGCGACGAGTTCGCCGTGCTGTTGCCCAATACGTGCGTGGTCGTCGCACAACGTATGCTCGCGCGCGTGCGACAATCGCTAGCCCGTCACAATGCGGAGGTGACGCTACCGCTGAGTCTGGCGCTCGGCGCGGCGACAGGCGAACGATCCGGCACCTTGCTCAACGTGTTGCGCGAAGCGGACGCGCAAATGTATCGCGACAAGCACGGAGCGAATTGA
- a CDS encoding DUF333 domain-containing protein → MTARITFLLASLALLVVLIAACSSPTPAAPATVNVVNLQTPVPPTQAPSASMANPASVYCVQQGGKSEIRKDAKGEVGYCVFPDKSECEEWAFQRGECKPGAKPTTAPIAAMANPASVYCVQQGGKSEIRKDAKGEVGYCVFPDQSECEEWAFQRGECKPGAKITQVQLTKADNGKTIKIAQGVTIEVVLEGNPGSTGYLWGLESGNDVVLKPQGDFKFSSASNMPGAGGKFSFKFTAASVGTATLKFANKQPWNLNDPKAETFTVTIQVTGAQSSAPNP, encoded by the coding sequence ATGACAGCGCGCATCACTTTTTTGCTTGCGAGTTTGGCTTTACTCGTCGTTCTGATCGCGGCGTGTTCGTCGCCGACGCCTGCCGCGCCGGCGACAGTGAACGTCGTGAATTTGCAAACTCCGGTTCCGCCGACCCAAGCGCCTTCCGCTTCGATGGCGAATCCCGCGTCCGTGTACTGCGTCCAACAAGGCGGCAAGTCCGAGATTCGCAAAGATGCGAAAGGCGAAGTCGGTTATTGCGTGTTCCCCGACAAGAGCGAATGCGAAGAGTGGGCGTTCCAACGCGGCGAGTGCAAACCCGGCGCGAAACCGACGACTGCCCCAATCGCCGCGATGGCGAATCCCGCGTCCGTGTACTGCGTCCAACAAGGCGGCAAGTCCGAGATTCGCAAAGATGCGAAAGGCGAAGTCGGCTATTGCGTGTTCCCCGACCAGAGCGAATGCGAAGAGTGGGCGTTCCAACGCGGTGAATGCAAACCCGGCGCGAAAATAACCCAGGTGCAGTTGACCAAAGCCGACAATGGCAAGACGATTAAGATCGCGCAAGGCGTTACCATTGAAGTGGTGCTCGAAGGCAATCCTGGGTCAACCGGATATTTGTGGGGCTTGGAATCTGGTAACGATGTGGTTCTGAAACCACAAGGGGATTTCAAATTCTCTTCTGCTTCGAACATGCCGGGTGCGGGGGGCAAGTTCTCGTTCAAATTCACCGCGGCGAGCGTGGGCACCGCGACGTTGAAATTCGCGAACAAACAACCGTGGAACCTGAACGATCCGAAAGCAGAGACATTTACGGTGACGATTCAAGTGACTGGCGCGCAATCCTCTGCGCCCAATCCGTAG